A genomic stretch from Juglans microcarpa x Juglans regia isolate MS1-56 chromosome 3S, Jm3101_v1.0, whole genome shotgun sequence includes:
- the LOC121258347 gene encoding magnesium transporter MRS2-4 — protein MGKKAASSPRTTGWRRLKRSTESPSPPVGGAGSPPNNNSNLIGASVGKGKKKTGGAKLWMRFDQSGRSELVELDKSAIIRRAAIPARDLRILGPVFSHSSSILAREKAMVVNLEFIKAIVMAEEVLLLDPLRQEVLPFVDQLRQQLPHRSPSHAAGHRDEQDNGMRVSTGRQWLPVPEATEGLQCELPFEFQVLEIALEVVCTYLDSSVADLERNAYPVLDELARNVSTKNLEHVRSLKSNLTRLLARVQKVRDEIEHLLDDSEDMAHLYLTRKWIQNQQSEALLGAVASNSIVTASPRLRRLSSTRSGSLVTSNFQNDDDVEDLEMLLEAYFMQLDGTRNKILSVREYIDDTEDYVNIQLDNQRNELIQLQLTLTIASFAIAAETLIAGLFGMNIPCPLYKMDGIFGFFVGGTSAGCLLLFLLVLGYARWKKLLGS, from the exons ATGGGCAAAAAGGCCGCCTCATCTCCCCGGACCACCGGGTGGCGCCGCTTGAAGAGGTCTACGGAGTCTCCGTCTCCGCCGGTAGGAGGAGCCGGATCGCCTCCGAACAACAACAGCAACTTGATAGGAGCAAGTGTAgggaaggggaagaagaagaccGGGGGAGCGAAGCTGTGGATGAGATTCGACCAGTCGGGCCGGTCCGAGCTGGTTGAGTTGGACAAGAGCGCCATCATTCGGCGTGCCGCTATTCCCGCTAGGGATTTGAGGATCCTTGGCCCTGTCTTCTCACATTCCTCAAGTATCCTTG CTAGGGAGAAAGCCATGGTTGTCAATTTAGAGTTTATAAAGGCTATAGTTATGGCTGAAGAAGTGCTGTTGCTTGATCCTCTTCGTCAGGAGGTTCTTCCATTTGTGGATCAATTAAGACAACAACTTCCTCATAGAAGCCCATCCCATGCGGCAGGCCACAGAGATGAACAAGATAATGGAATGCGTGTTTCTACAGGCAGACAATGGTTACCTGTTCCAGAAGCCACTGAAGGTTTGCAGTGTGAGCTTCCTTTCGAGTTTCAGGTTCTGGAGATTGCATTAGAGGTTGTCTGTACATATTTGGATTCCAGTGTGGCAGACCTTGAGAGAAATGCTTACCCTGTGTTGGATGAACTGGCCAGGAATGTTAGCACCAAGAATCTTGAACACGTGAGGAGTCTGAAAAGCAATCTTACCCGTCTGCTTGCACGTGTTCAAAAG GTAAGGGATGAAATTGAACATCTTTTAGATGATAGCGAAGATATGGCACATTTGTATCTGACTAGGAAGTGGATCCAGAATCAGCAATCCGAGGCTTTACTTGGGGCTGTGGCTTCGAATAGCATAGTTACTGCTTCTCCTCGTCTTCGTCGACTTAGTTCTACCAGAAGCGGAAGTTTAGTGACTAGCAACTTTcagaatgatgatgatgtagAGGATCTGGAGATGTTGCTTGAAGCTTATTTTATGCAGCTGGATGGAACTCGTAACAAGATATTGTCT GTTCGGGAGTATATTGATGACACAGAAGACTATGTCAACATCCAGCTTGACAACCAGCGGAATGAACTTATTCAACTTCAGTTGACATTGACCATTGCATCATTTGCTATTGCTGCTGAAACCTTGATAGCCGGGCTGTTTGGTATGAACATCCCTTGTCCATTGTACAAAATGGACGGGATATTTGGGTTCTTTGTCGGAGGCACTTCAGCCGGTTGTTTGTTGCTATTCCTGCTTGTTTTAGGATATGCCAGATGGAAGAAGTTGCTTGGTTCATAG
- the LOC121258351 gene encoding LOW QUALITY PROTEIN: methionine aminopeptidase 2B-like (The sequence of the model RefSeq protein was modified relative to this genomic sequence to represent the inferred CDS: inserted 1 base in 1 codon), producing the protein MAEEKLNTEVPIEENGTPEPVNGHEEASESSSTLEKDEDDGKKDEDDVKEVSKKKKKKNKSKKKKEVPEQTDPPSIPVSDLFPSGEFPEGEIQQYKDDNLWRTTSEEKRELERLEKPLYNSVRRAAEVHRQVRKYLKGILKPGMLMTDLCETLENTVRKLISENGLQAGIAFPTGCSLNWVAAHWTPNTGDKTVLQYDDVMKLDFGTHIDGYIVDCAFTVAFNPMFDPLLEASREATNTGIKESGIDVRLCDVGAAIQEVMESYEVEINGKVYQVKSIRNLNGHSIGRYQIHAGKSVPIVKGGEQTKMEEGEFFAIETFASTGKGYVREDLECSHYMXNFEAGHIPLRLPRAKQLLATINKNFSTLAFCRRYLDRLGETKYLMALKNLCDTGIVQPYPPLCDVKGSYVSQFEHTILLRPTCKEVISRGDDY; encoded by the exons ATGGCGGAGGAAAAATTGAATACAGAAGTCCCAATTGAAGAAAATGGGACCCCGGAGCCCGTGAATGGCCATGAAGAGGCATCTGAATCTTCTTCGACATTggaaaaagatgaagatgatgggAAAAAAGATGAAGACGACGTGAAAG aagtttcaaagaaaaagaagaagaaaaataaaagcaa gaaaaagaaagaagtgcCAGAGCAAACTGATCCACCTTCTATTCCTGTTAGTGATCTTTTCCCTTCTGGCGAGTTTCCTGAGGGTGAGATTCAGCAGTACAAAGACGA TAACCTATGGAGGACCACATCTGAAGAGAAGAGGGAATTGGAGCGCCTTGAAAAACCATTATACAATTCAGTTCGCCGAGCTGCTGAAGTTCATCGTCAG GTTCGGAAATACCTCAAAGGTATTTTGAAGCCTGGAATGTTGATGACTGACCTTTGTGAGACATTGGAGAATACAGTGCGTAAGCTGATATCCGAGAATGGTCTGCAAGCAGGCATTGCTTTCCCTACTGGATGCTCCCTGAACTg GGTTGCTGCTCATTGGACCCCAAATACAGGAGATAAGACTGTGCTTCAGTACGATGATGTGATGAAGCTGGATTTTGGAACTCATATTGATG GGTATATAGTTGACTGTGCATTTACAGTGGCATTCAATCCTATGTTTGATCCACTTCTTGAAGCTTCTCGTGAAGCAACCAATACAGGTATCAAG GAATCTGGAATTGATGTACGACTTTGTGATGTTGGGGCTGCAATTCAAGAGGTGATGGAATCATACGAGGTTGAAATTAATGGAAAGGTGTATCAAG TTAAGAGTATCCGAAACTTGAATGGACATAGCATTGGGCGCTATCAGATCCATGCTGGGAAATCTGTCCCTATCGTGAAAGGAGGGGAGCAGACAAAAATGGAAGAGGGTGAATTTTTCGCAATAGAAACTTTTGCATCAACTG GAAAAGGATATGTCAGAGAAGATCTAGAATGCAGCCATtaca aaaattttgaagCAGGCCATATACCATTGAGGTTGCCCCGGGCAAAGCAACTCTTGGCTACAATTAACAAGAACTTCTCCACATTGGCCTTCTGCAGACGGTATTTGGACCGCCTGGGGGAGACTAAATACCTTATGGCGCTGAAGAATTTATGTGACACTGGCATTGTGCAG CCTTATCCTCCTCTCTGTGATGTTAAGGGCAGCTATGTATCTCAGTTCGAGCATACCATTTTACTTCGGCCAACCTGTAAAGAGGTCATATCCAGGGGTGATGACTATTGA
- the LOC121258329 gene encoding dnaJ homolog subfamily C member 2-like, producing the protein MAVCTKFRLISYTEEIVDGQPIYVYSNCLPVKAPRYEPAGHAFHAAALRLLGCEEKEADDDDQKVVDDKGQTYVPSSDSYSSKGKKKSGAGAKQQDHYALLGLSHLRYLATEEQIRKSYRETALKHHPDKQAALLLAEETEDAKQARKDEIENHFKSIQEAYEVLMDPVRRRIYDSTDEFDDDIPTDCAPQDFFKVFGPAFLRNGRWSVNQPIPFLGDENTLLKEVDSFYNFWYSFKSWREFPHADEFDLEQAESRDHKRWMERQNAKLSEKARKEECTRIRVLVDNAYKRDPRILRRKEEERAEKQRKKEAKFLAKKLQEEEAARIAEEERRQKEEEERRAAEVASQQKKEKEKEKKLLRKERARLRTLSRPVVSQHLLDLSEDDVESLCMSLDIKQLRTLCDMMEGKEGMELAKVLRDADGYKNDSEGKKEHGQTQQQNGTVGSNGNVSLNSFEKKEKPWSKEEIELLKKGMQKYPKGISRRWEVVSEYIGTGRSVEEILKATKTVLLQKPDAAKAFDSFIEKRKPAPAIASPLTTREEIEGVSTSQGSESSALKNNSLEGSLTRSSNNQNASDSTAANGVSSSSEQDVWSAVQERALVQALKTFPKEANQRWERVAAAVPGKTVNQCKKKFTLLKESFRNKKNAV; encoded by the coding sequence ATGGCTGTCTGTACGAAGTTTCGGTTGATTTCATACACAGAAGAGATTGTAGATGGACAGCCAATCTATGTCTATTCGAATTGCCTTCCTGTCAAGGCTCCAAGGTACGAACCTGCTGGGCATGCTTTCCATGCTGCTGCTCTCAGGCTCCTTGGTTGTGAGGAGAAAGAggcagatgatgatgatcaaaAGGTAGTCGATGATAAGGGCCAGACATATGTGCCATCATCTGATTCATATAGCagcaaagggaaaaagaaatctGGTGCTGGAGCGAAGCAACAAGATCACTATGCATTATTGGGTTTGAGCCATTTAAGATATCTTGCCACTGAGGAGCAGATAAGAAAAAGCTACCGTGAGACTGCTCTGAAGCATCATCCTGACAAACAGGCTGCTCTTCTTCTTGCTGAGGAAACAGAAGACGCAAAACAAGCAAGGAAGGATGAAATAGAAAACCATTTTAAGTCCATCCAGGAAGCATATGAGGTGTTAATGGATCCTGTCAGGAGAAGAATATATGACTCGACAGATGAGTTTGATGATGACATTCCCACTGACTGTGCCCCACAGGACTTCTTCAAGGTGTTCGGTCCAGCTTTTTTGAGAAACGGGAGGTGGTCTGTTAACCAACCAATCCCATTTTTAGGTGATGAGAATACTCTGTTAAAAGAAGTGGATAGTTTCTATAACTTTTGGTATAGCTTTAAAAGTTGGAGAGAATTCCCACATGCTGATGAGTTTGATTTGGAGCAAGCTGAGTCTCGTGACCATAAGCGGTGGATGGAGAGGCAGAATGCAAAACTCTCAGAAAAGGCTAGGAAGGAAGAATGTACACGGATACGTGTACTTGTTGACAATGCCTATAAAAGAGACCCAAGAATACTGAGGAGAAAGGAAGAGGAGAGAGCTGAGAAGCAGAGGAAAAAAGAGGCTAAGTTTCTTGCAAAGAAGTTGCAGGAGGAAGAAGCTGCTAGGATAGCTGAAGAGGAGAGACGTCagaaagaggaggaggaaaGACGAGCTGCAGAAGTGGCTTCACAGCaaaagaaggagaaagagaaggagaagaaactcCTACGCAAAGAAAGGGCTCGTCTTAGAACACTTTCAAGGCCTGTTGTATCACAGCATTTGCTTGATCTTTCAGAGGATGATGTTGAAAGTCTTTGTATGTCACTTGATATCAAGCAGCTAAGGACTTTATGCGACATGATGGAGGGgaaagaaggaatggagcttgCAAAAGTTCTCAGAGATGCAGATGGATATAAAAATGATTCCGAGGGTAAGAAAGAACATGGACAAACTCAACAGCAGAATGGTACAGTAGGGTCCAACGGTAATGTCTCATTAAACAGTtttgagaagaaggagaaaccTTGGAGCAAAGAAGAAATTGAGCTTTTGAAAAAGGGTATGCAGAAGTATCCCAAAGGAATATCTCGTAGGTGGGAGGTTGTTTCAGAATACATTGGAACAGGTAGATCTGTGGAAGAGATTCTGAAGGCAACCAAAACGGTTCTTCTCCAGAAGCCTGATGCTGCCAAAGCATTTGATTCATTTATTGAGAAGAGAAAACCTGCACCGGCCATTGCATCTCCACTTACAACTAGAGAGGAAATAGAAGGGGTATCGACAAGTCAGGGTTCTGAAAGCAGTGCTCTAAAGAACAATAGTTTGGAAGGGTCTTTAACCAGAAGCTCAAACAACCAGAATGCTTCTGATTCAACTGCGGCAAATGGGGTTTCGTCTAGTTCAGAGCAAGATGTGTGGTCTGCTGTACAAGAAAGGGCACTGGTTCAGGCTTTAAAAACCTTCCCAAAGGAAGCCAATCAGCGTTGGGAACGAGTTGCAGCAGCGGTGCCTGGGAAGACTGTGAACCAGTGCAAGAAGAAATTTACATTGCTGAAGGAGAgctttagaaacaagaaaaatgcagTATAA